The Metarhizium brunneum chromosome 3, complete sequence DNA window GATGTATCATTTTACGGACCGATTCCGTTCGTTCTTTCTCGATGGCAGCTGTATCGCAAGTTAGCGTGTTCCTCAGCCTGGAAGATATAAATCCATACTTAATAATTCGGGCGGCAGTGGCAAGCACACGGTCTCAAGAGGGCCCTGACTATCCGTCATAGCCAGCCTCGTCATCTGCTTAAATATATTTTCGGATGAAAATACCCACGACACAAAGAGCCAGATAGTCGAGTCTCTGCCGTATGCTGTTGGCAGAGAGAGTTGGAGATATTCTATCCAAATATTGGCAAAAAATTCGGTTATTTCGTGGCAATCGTAGTAGTCTACCAAAACAGAAAATCTTGCCAAAGTTTCTATGTCGACGGAATACGGCACCTCacgatgatggccatgtAGAATGTTCATCAGGAGGATGAAAACATTAACATCCCATTCCGTTGCTGTTATCTCATAACGCAGTGGTAGAGCTGCGTCGTTTTTGTCGATTTTTTCGTTGGAAGTTGTACCAGGCTGCTGAGGGGAGATGGTGCTTTCCTTCCAGCCCCCGGATAGCATTGTATTGAAGACAGGCGATGCAAGACTCAAATGCCTCGAGGAGAGTCGAAATCGAACCTCTTTTTCCTCATCTTGATCAGTTGAATATCCATGTTCGTCGGTTGCATGTTCGTCAGCTTGACCCCAGTCAAGGTGTTGCAAGTTTGGACGTCGGAGAACTAGCAGTACGTCGCCCTGGGGATCGAGTTCAAAGGTTTGTTCCTGCATCCTGGAGGTAGGTAATGATGAGAAGCGTAAAAGAAGTGCTCAACGGGCGAGAGGAGAGACGAGGCACAACAAGGCCTTTAAAGTACGAAAAATGCAGTTTCACTCCGTTTGCGGCAAAAGCTAACAAACGCATCAAGTAACTGTGAATTGCTCGAcgggcttactctttttacTAGGTGCGCTCAGGTTTTATAAAAATCCCTTtctaaataaaatatattataatataaaaagatataCGTAAATATACATGAATATGCGTAAACATATTTTACtataaactatataaaaaagctaatatttaataaaaaccAGGGGGATCATCGTATTTAGGGAAATGACGATTCACAAATAAGTAGGGGACTCTTGTTTGCCGTTTGCGCCTTGTCGGATATTTTATGTTGGTCAAACGGCAGCAGGTTCATTCATTGATATCTATGAATTGTGGATGAGCCCTAGCGCTGGGAACTGACAAACGGCTTTCAGGTCTGAATAAGCCAGAGCCAAATTTCCTCCCAGCTCTAGTACTGCGAACCCCCTCACCCTTAAATGGTTTGCATCTGTgggacttggccttgacaaagACACCTTGCTCCATCGCCGGCAGAGTCACGGCAATATGAAAGGCTGGCGGAGAGCGCAAGCCTTTTCGTATGTgacacggaaatggcccaatgCCAAaggttacacgagggctacggtcacgggatcCAGGGAAAAGTCCCTGATTGTCGCCAATTTCGGATGCAGAAGCGGTCGCGGGAAGGAACGGGACGTTGTCGGCGAGTCCAAACTACGCGTCCGGAGTCGCCGATCACGAAACCCCTTCTATTTTGGTCCTAAACCGCGTTATTTCTACGACGAAATGTCATAAGGAGCGCCGCAGGGTAACTAGCCGTGGGATCGACAGGGCTCGTATGGGTCTACTGTCAGCCGGCTAGGAGAGTCTGGTCTCAAAATTGGCTCTCGGGCTGTACTAGGCTGCGAACCAAAGATGCACGGCGCTGACGAACGAACCCACTTGGACTTTGCTCGACCTCTTAGAGTGCTAGGCGCGACTCGGCGAGAGCTGATGAAACCGCATAGACCGTGAGCTGACCTGCCGCTCGGGAATCCCCCACATGGGTCAactacatgtatgtatgtacgatgGAGAACCTTCAGCAAATGCAATCTGTGAGTCTCGACCTACATACACAGATCCCATAGGGCGACGGCAGGAATTTAACCTCGAAGAAGCAGCACTGGTGCCACACGACGACCAAGCAAGATTTGCGGCTGTAGATGCTGCAAGGTCACCCCAGGTTCCGCGGTACGGCATAAAGGCATCGGCATTGAAACATTTGAACTCTATCGGCCGCCAGCCCACACCCACTGTACTATGCCGCTTACCCGTTTATCCAGGGGCACCGTCTCCATATACGAACCGGCTAGaacggaacattgaatccagTCATCTTGGGGGGGCAAACAGGGCCGCGTCACATCAACGGACGGCCCCGTCCGTGCGCGGCAATGGGACCGTGTCTAGACCAGACTCTATAGTATCAATACTCTGTACAACACCAGCCTCGTTCAGACCAGACCTTTAATGCGCTTTGGGCTACCATGCCGCTTGCACATGCCGTATTCCCGAGCCCACCGCTCCTCATGTCAAGTCTGTCTGGTACGAAGAACAGGGAACATGCCTGCAGATTCATCAGAAGTCAGCCGATCGGTCCATCCAGATGGTACCGGATTCTCGTCTCAACTGGGGTTGACCTTCTCCGCAAGTCGCGGCTGTTGATGCTCTTCTTCAGCGCGTTTGTTGAAACCGAGAACCTTTCTCCTTGAATTAAAGTCAGGCATTGCCCAATTGTGCCGCCAAGACTGAGCCCAGTCTCAAGACAACAGGAGCTCCAAAGTTGAGATTTTGACAACTTCATCAGTTGCCTACTCTCTAGTCACTCGTTTAGTACCAAGAATCCTATCCCGCTTGCAATGCGGCACCACGCATCATCGCGCTACCTTGCGCTTTTGGGGGTTGCTGTCCGTTTTGTAGCCGCCGCTACTACCGTCACCTCCACGGCtctcatcatcgccgccaacGACGCTGATGTCGCAAAAGCAAGCCTTGGCCTGGACGCGTATGGAATCCCTTGGACCAAGGCACTTATTCCCCAGGCCGGCGGATCGCTGCCCGCCCTGAACTCGACCGCCACCAATGGCAACTATGGTAGCATCGTCGTTTTGGACAGCGTTGCCTACGACTACAACGGAACGTACCGCAGCGCCCTGACGACGGATCAATGGAACCAGCTCTACAGTTATCAGTCGGCCTTTCATGTGCGCATGGTTCGACTCGAGGAGTTTCCTGGCCCGGAATTCGGTGAGCACCGCCGCCTTGGGGCATGACGATGCCCCGGAATCTCATTGCAATCGTCGACTTCTGCTAATGACGCAATCCAGGCACCACGGCTCTCGGGTCATGCTGCAACAACAACCAAGAGCAGCTTGTcagcctcaacagcagcactCCCTTTCCGGGCGCAAATCTCAAGACGTATGTGGCCTCTTACTCGCGGTTGTACGCCTCGGTTGCTAATAATCCTGGCATAGTGGCGCGACTGTAAGCACCGTCGGCCTCTGGCACTATCCAGCCCAGATAACCGATTCAAGCATCGCCACGGCGTTTGCTGTCTTTGCACCTGCTACTGGATTCTCCACGGAATCTGTTGCGgccgtcatcaacaacatcagCGGCCGTGAACAGATGGTGTGGTTCCTTGACTTTGCCCCCGACTGGTCTGCAACGTCTAGCTTCCTGCAGCATACGTATATCCATTGGATGACGCGCAGTTTGTTTGTTGGTAAACGAAAGGTGTATCTAAACACCCAAGTAGACGACATCCATCTCGAGACAGACATGTATCTGCCCGCCAACACGACGTTCAAGCTTCGACCGGGAGACCTAGACGCCCACGTCACTTGGCAGAAGAGCATAAACAGCCGTCTACCCGCTGGCTCCGATTACCGAATGGAGCTTGGtcacaatggcaatggcgatATCGACTCGTCTATCGACGAGGATACCTCCACCCCGAGAAAGTGCAACCCCAACCAAGCCGTCGATTATGTGCAGCCACCCGACCCCCCTCTCGAGTTTGTCAAGCCCCCTGGTACGGGGGTCGATCTGTGGCCCTCGCGCTTTGTAACATATACTTGGTCCAAGGCTTGCGCTAGCATAGATCCCTTGGCTGCATGGTTTCTGACCGCAGCAAATCTCAATTCATTTGCCCACGTTTCTCATACCTTCTCCCACGAGGAACTAGACAACTCGACCTACCACGACGCCACCCGCGAGATCTCATTCAACCAAGCCTGGCTAGCCCAGATGGGCATCTCACAGGCACAGAGATTCTCGCCCCAAGGCCTGATCCCCCCGGCAATTACTGGCCTACACAACGcagacgccatcaaggcatGGACAGACAACGGTATCAAGTACGCCGTGGGTGATAATACCCGACCCATCCTGGTAAATCAGCAGAACCAGTACTGGCCACTTGCTTCTACCGTAGCCGTCAACGGCGCCACGGGCATCTGGATCATTCCCCGTTGGGCCACCACCATCTACTACAACTGCGATACATCCGATTGTACCCTGCAGGAGTGGAAAGATACCTCAGCGGGTTCCGGTACCTTTAGCAACTTGCTTGACAACGCCCGCACAACCAATAGCCGCTATCTCCTACGTCTCCAGGCCGACCCGTACATGTTCCACCAAGCAAATCTACGTCAGACCGATATGCCGTCCATCACTGTGGGATCACAGACTGGTAAAATGTCCCTGATCATGTCGTGGGTGGAAACGGTGGCCCAGGAGATGGTCCGTCTGACCAACTGGCCCATAACCTCGCTCAAGCACGACGACATTGCGACGTACTTTATCAATCGCATGACCCTGGATGCATGCCAGCCGCATGCGAGCTACACGTATTCCGCGGACGGTACTTCCATCACGGCCATCACTGTCTCCGCTAATAATGCGGCCTGCAGCGTTCCTGTTCCGGTAACCATCCCAAGCGGTACCGTCTCCGCTAGTGGCGGCTCTCCAAAGAGCGATAATTTGGGAAATGAGCCTCCAATTGTTTGGGTTACGTTGTCGGGGTCGCCGGTGACGCTGACCTTGAGCACCCCGGTTAAGCTGGGATAAAAGTGTCTTTTGGGGAATAGCTGAGGCATGGGTGGGCTTGAGATGGCGGATGTGTAGTATTATGGGGGGTCTAGTCGGGAATTGATAGACGATCGTGTCACTTTGGCTAGAGTGGCGTGAATTTTACCCCTTCTAtgtaattattaatatttttttgAAGATTCACTAGTAGTCGTGCAGACATTGTAGTGACAGGCTGCTGGGGCGCAGTTGACCTTGTGATGTTTTGAAGCCGTGTATCCTTGATAGTTTTGCTCTGTTGGCTAGTCACCGTCCCTTACCCAGGAATAGGAGGTGATGAGTAAAGTTACAGGATATTGCTAATAAATGAATCGTAGTTACTGCCTGATCGCCATACAATTTGATTATACCGACTGGACCAGCATGACAGTCTGTGGTCTGGGAAGAGCTGATTCCCCCGCCAGGTTAGGTGGTACCCCAAACGGGCAAGGCGTCGACGGTCCTCGCCGCCAGGCCGTTGGCCCGCCCCGCGCTAAACCCCACTGGTAATGTCTACGTATGTAGGGGAATGACATCTGGGATCTGGAGTTTCGTCACAATTCgatgggccatggccgtgaaTTACACCCAGCTATTTAGTAACCAGCGAGTTTTTAAAGTCAGGAAACCGTTATAGACTTGCCACAATAAGCAACTGTGCACAGATGGAGAGGAGTCCGGTCTAATTCCGAATCAacttcggcggcggccatgatcAACTTGCGTTTTGCGTGTGCTCGTCTTATTCCCAGATGAATGTCAGAAACCGGTTGCGCGAACCCAAACGGGAGGACAGTCAAATCGACATCCCACAAGTCGATGCAAATCTTGAGAGCCTGCGGTATGTGCGTTCAGCTCTTGTCTTTAAATTGGGTTGCTCAACGCACGTACCATGCAAACGGGCCAGGCGAGCTCTTCTGAGGAAAAGCCGTTGGTCGCAACCTTGGCAGCATAGATCTTCGCGTATTTCGTCAAGTGCAGCATCAGGTTGGCGCTATGCGTCACAAGGCCCAGGTCGTCGGCGCAGCTCTCGGTCCCGGTGAAGTCACTGGCCAAAAAGTGCCAAAAGGTGCCAAAAGGTCAACTCGCTGGTGCCAAAAGCCACCAGGCTACGGCGCGGTGCTCTCCATTTCGAGTGGGAAATGTTGGGCATCAATGGTCTGACGTGTTTCGAATGCCATTGGCTGTCTTTGCAGGGCTGCGAACGCGCATGCTGACACGGCGGTTCTGCTCCCGCCCCTGGAAAAAAATATGACTGGACTCATACACCGTCCGGTGCTGCCAGGCAGCGTCGCCACGAAAGCATGTCACGGGTTATGCGCAGCGAGCCGTACAGGGCCGTACACGGGCTGTTCCTGGCGTGGAAAGATGTTGCGCAGCCAGAGGCGGCCATCAAGGAACAATTGAGAGACCTCAAGGACACCCTGGAATATTATTACAACTACGACCAAATCGAAACGTGGGAGATTCCCTCGTACAAACCGTACAACGCCCTGGATCGAAAGCTGCGGGATTTTatcgacgacaacgacggcgAAAAGACGTTGCTGATTGTGTACTACCGCGGCCATGCCACAAGGGACGGAAGGTCGCTTGTGCTCAAGTTGTGAGTGATGCCGTCTCCCTCGCCACCATGAGCTTATTTCGGCTCTGACGCGGCTGCAGGCGTAACAGCAAAGAATCCCCCGGCCTGTCATGGACGGCCATCCAGCACAAGCTCATGGTCGACGTCGAAGCCGACGTCCTCTTGATCCTCGACTGCTGTCACGCCTACAGCGCCGCGTACTCGGGCTTGAGAGGCAGAGACGCCAGCTCGGAATCTCGGGGGTGCGTAGGGCTGCTAGCATccgtcggcgacgacgagcaatCACACCTGCGCGGGGAGCACACCTTTAACAAGAATCTCATTGCGCAGCTGGAGGAAAGCCACGCCGAGCCCGTCGAGGTAGCTCGGCTCTGGAGTGACCTGGAGCAGCGATGTTGCAACTGGCGAGATCTCCGGCCCGAGGACGCGTGGAAGATCAAGATGCCCCGGTTTCGAAACTTGTCGATCCATATTGACCGGCAGATATGGCTTATGAGAATCGATGAGCAGGCAGACGCCGAGAAGATGCCCCAAGCTCCGCTGGCGGTCATGCAACCTCATGTCGTGTCCCGACGACGGGTCCCGACGCCCCCCAACCGGCGAAGCCTGAGACGTATCCGAATTTCAGGCCCATGGCATGGTCGTTTGAGCTGCCTGAAAGAAAAGCGTGAGTCCGGCCGAATGGTCCTGGCGCAAGCAAAGCATCCGCGCAGCTAACCTTGTATATATGCTCAATACCGCAGTGCGAACATGGAAGTCTGGACCGAGCGCCCAGTAGTGGCATAATAGTTATACACTTGACGGTACTTGACACAAGAAAATTACTTATAAGCTATAGCCTAAAATATACAAATCACAAACAATACACTACCCCATGCTAACAGCTACGCTGTCAGGTCACGCAGGGAGAATAATTTCAGGGTAGGACTACATAAGAGAGTTCCGGTTTATTCTGTCGACACGCTCGCCATGTGATTCACAGCTATATAACCAAAGGTAAGTGCTGGACCAAGGGTCGATCCAGCCCCAGGATACGACCTGCCCATGACGCTGGCAGACGTATTCCCAGCAGCATAAAGCCCTTTAATCACAGAGCCATCTGCCCTCAGCACTCTCGCATGCTCGTCGGTAACCAGTCCCCCATTCGTGCCCAAGTCCCCCGGCACAACGGCAACCGCATAAAAGggggccacggccaccgGGCCCAAGTTTGGATTTGGCCCTACCTTCCCATCGCCAAAGTAATTATCATACGCGTCGCTCCCGCGGCCAAAGTCCCGGTCCACCCCCTCCCTCGCCATGGCATTGAATCGAGACACCGTCGCCCGCAGCCCGGCCGGGTCGACGCCAATCTTGGCCGCCAGGGCGCCCAGCGTCTCAGCCTTATAGATGTACCCCTTTCTTAAACCAGCCTCTGGTTCCTGCCTGGGCCTTAAACAGCCGAGAGAGTATCGATTACGGTGGTTGGCATCCAGCACCAGCCATGCGGGGATGGCCTCGACGTCACGGTTTCTAGCGTACTGCCCGCGACCGCAAGCAGTATACTCGGCAGACTCATTCATGAACCGCGACCCAGAGGAGtcaataataatactaaacGGGCGCGAGCGCTCCTGCAGCGCAAACAAGTTTTTACCGGCGACGGGATCGACAATAGTCGGTCCCCACCACGCGCCGTCCATgagggccgtggcggcgcCAAGTCTCACGCCCGCCCGGATGGCGTCGCCCGTGTCGCCCTCAGGCGTGCTGGTCCATGCCGTGCTGGCCGGCGCCGGGCCGCACTCCTCTCTCATGGCGCGGTTGTGCGCGAAGCCCCCCGCGCAGAGGAGGACGCCGCGTCGGGCTCGGATGCTTTGGATCCGGCCGTTTTGCTGCACGGTGGCCCCGACGACGGCCCCGTCTTGCTGCTGTATCATGTCGATGAGGGCGGTGTTGCGGCGGATGGCAAGATTACGCTGCTGATTTagatggagaagctgcgCGACGAGAGAGAGCCCCATTGTTGCTGGCTCTTGGCCGACGGCCTTGCGCCAGAGTATTCTGCATTGAAGCTTGAGCGCTTGGGCGAAATCGCGGGCAGATGAGCCCATTTTTGTGAGACTGGCGAATTCGTCTGTGAAACAGGGCGGTGGCTGTAGGGGTCTTGTGCGGACAAGCGTTTGCCATTGATCCAGCTTGTTGAGATTAAAGATGCCGGGCTCGATGGTTCTGCCGAATTTGGCGAATGCGCCTGGTGTTTTGG harbors:
- the helE_1 gene encoding 3-ketosteroid 1-dehydrogenase helE, with product MNRLLNRFFATPSQQSPHQTPFDSEVDVLIIGSGAAGLTASLRAHFHGLEPLVVEKNGKIGGSSAYSGGALWIPQSPLAKEHGIRDSKADALAYMETLIGHVGPASTRQRKLAYLEQAPFMIDFLRHQGFSCRLSKGCPDYYPKTPGAFAKFGRTIEPGIFNLNKLDQWQTLVRTRPLQPPPCFTDEFASLTKMGSSARDFAQALKLQCRILWRKAVGQEPATMGLSLVAQLLHLNQQRNLAIRRNTALIDMIQQQDGAVVGATVQQNGRIQSIRARRGVLLCAGGFAHNRAMREECGPAPASTAWTSTPEGDTGDAIRAGVRLGAATALMDGAWWGPTIVDPVAGKNLFALQERSRPFSIIIDSSGSRFMNESAEYTACGRGQYARNRDVEAIPAWLVLDANHRNRYSLGCLRPRQEPEAGLRKGYIYKAETLGALAAKIGVDPAGLRATVSRFNAMAREGVDRDFGRGSDAYDNYFGDGKVGPNPNLGPVAVAPFYAVAVVPGDLGTNGGLVTDEHARVLRADGSVIKGLYAAGNTSASVMGRSYPGAGSTLGPALTFGYIAVNHMASVSTE